One Acidobacteriota bacterium genomic window, CGGGGGCGGACCTGTGCGTTTCCGCTGCAGCGGTTTATGAGTGTGGATTCGGGGCGAGATGGGTGGAATTTGTATGCGTATACTCGGGGGAATCCGGTGAATTTGGTGGATCCGGATGGGTTCGATGTTAAATACGCGAGCAGATCTGATGAGCGATTCATACAGAAGACCGCCAAGAAAAGGCCGAGACTCAAGGCTGTTCTCGATGCGTTTGCCCCTGGAACAGGTCGAGACCTCTTCTTCGAACATGGTAACCCAGGGACCACTGCCGGTGGCCTAGACCTTGCGGCGAGCACAACTGTACAGTTTGGCCGAGAGGCCTCCTCCGAAGCAATGATTCAAGCCTACGAAGCGGCCGGTGGTGGCGAGGCTGGAACAGCTGCCGCCGATACGATCTACGAAGAGGCCGCAAACGATGTAACGATGGCCACGGTTACGTTGGGTCCTAATGCTACAAAGAAGGATAAGCTTCACGAGCTAGGCCATATCGAACAAGCCTTGGTTAGTCCCGAGCAGTTCCGGCAGCAAGCAGAGGAAGCGCAGAGCGCGACAACCGCCGAGGAATACAACCAGACCGCTTCAGAGCTCTATGCAGAGGAGTTTGTCAAAGATGTTCAATAGTCAGCAGTCGCTTCTTCGGCCGATTTCCCGTATGGTCCTTATGATCGTCTTGGTCTTCCTAATGGCCACCACGCCGGTACCTTCCCTAAAAGCAGGAAGTATTATCGAGCACCAGCTCGCCTCTCTGAGGGAGGTAAAGGTCGAGGTCTTGGTGGGCGCCTTGCAGTATGAGCCACCCCAGGGCCTTGATCTCGGAGATCTCCAGCGAAATGCGCTTAAGGTGTCCATTGATGCGCTTCAGTCGCATGGGATTCGCGTGAACGACAGTGCAAAGGAGCATGTGATCATTGCCATACGCGAGCTCCGTAATCTCTCCACGGATACCTACTCGGCCATGATAGTCGATGTTCAGTTGCGCGAGCCTGCAGCCCTACTCCGAGAGAGCAGTTCATGCCAAGAGCCACCAAT contains:
- a CDS encoding RHS repeat-associated core domain-containing protein, whose amino-acid sequence is PWQYWMVDGKNRQLGKTIDGVNHFYDGAGNLVRAGFQADGVSPVREWTYDALNMQQRYKRTFPDGTFQEYIYLYGPGDLRLMEFDGATGVRKMTYRDLGGSLLREYEVLGFGLYQPGNPGEVWTHKKDFLHGPLGLIATRTHGGGARFFFSDHLGSPRVLTNGLGTLTGKHHYYPYGTEYAPGQDDEQEYKYTGHQRDTHGLSDYMRGRTCAFPLQRFMSVDSGRDGWNLYAYTRGNPVNLVDPDGFDVKYASRSDERFIQKTAKKRPRLKAVLDAFAPGTGRDLFFEHGNPGTTAGGLDLAASTTVQFGREASSEAMIQAYEAAGGGEAGTAAADTIYEEAANDVTMATVTLGPNATKKDKLHELGHIEQALVSPEQFRQQAEEAQSATTAEEYNQTASELYAEEFVKDVQ